In one window of Thalassococcus arenae DNA:
- a CDS encoding carbon-nitrogen hydrolase family protein — protein MKVAAAAYPMDFFDNEEAYREKLTDWVSRGAGEGAQLLVFPEYGAMELATLAGADIAADLEASLHAVSERVPMADALHADLARRFGVHILAASAPVFDPALGVRPVNRARLFAPSGAVAQQDKQVMTRFERETWHVQGGGALQIFDTALCRIGVLICYDAEFPLLGRALSQADVILVPSCTEALTGYSRVRIGAMARALENQCVTVMSSTVGSCPWSPAVDTNTGAGGVYGPPDRGFPETGILAQGSRDAPGWTYAEIDLAAIARVRADGGVLNRRDWADQQGRDGAAALRRLR, from the coding sequence ATGAAAGTGGCGGCGGCAGCTTACCCGATGGATTTCTTCGACAACGAAGAGGCTTACCGGGAAAAGCTTACCGATTGGGTGAGCCGTGGGGCCGGCGAGGGCGCGCAGCTACTGGTGTTTCCCGAATACGGCGCGATGGAATTGGCAACCCTGGCAGGCGCCGATATCGCCGCCGATCTCGAAGCGTCGCTGCACGCCGTGTCCGAGCGGGTGCCGATGGCCGACGCGCTGCACGCGGACCTCGCCCGCCGCTTCGGCGTGCACATCCTTGCCGCGTCGGCGCCGGTTTTCGATCCGGCATTGGGCGTGCGCCCGGTCAACCGCGCGCGGCTTTTCGCTCCGTCCGGTGCGGTCGCGCAGCAGGACAAGCAGGTGATGACCCGGTTCGAGCGCGAGACATGGCATGTGCAGGGCGGTGGCGCGTTGCAGATCTTCGACACCGCGCTGTGCCGGATCGGCGTGCTGATCTGCTACGACGCCGAGTTCCCGTTGTTGGGCCGGGCGCTGTCACAAGCCGATGTCATCCTCGTGCCATCCTGCACCGAGGCCCTGACCGGCTATTCCCGCGTTCGCATCGGGGCGATGGCGCGTGCTTTGGAAAATCAATGTGTTACGGTCATGTCTTCGACTGTCGGATCATGCCCGTGGTCGCCTGCCGTGGACACCAATACGGGCGCAGGCGGGGTTTACGGCCCGCCTGACCGGGGTTTCCCGGAAACGGGTATCCTGGCGCAGGGCAGCCGCGATGCGCCGGGCTGGACCTATGCAGAGATCGACCTTGCCGCGATTGCGCGGGTGCGCGCCGATGGCGGCGTGCTGAACAGGCGCGACTGGGCCGATCAGCAGGGCCGTGACGGCGCCGCCGCACTTCGACGCCTGCGCTGA
- the infA gene encoding translation initiation factor IF-1, whose amino-acid sequence MAKEDTLEFPGVVKELLPNATFRVELENGHEIIAHTAGKMRKNRIRVLAGDKVQVEMTPYDLTKGRINYRFK is encoded by the coding sequence ATGGCCAAGGAAGATACGCTCGAATTTCCCGGTGTCGTGAAGGAACTCCTGCCCAATGCGACGTTTCGGGTCGAGCTTGAGAATGGCCATGAGATCATCGCACATACGGCAGGAAAGATGCGCAAGAATCGCATCCGGGTTCTGGCTGGCGACAAGGTGCAAGTCGAGATGACGCCCTACGACCTGACGAAGGGCCGCATCAACTACCGCTTCAAGTAA
- a CDS encoding Maf family protein, translating to MSHPRLILGSGSPRRRELLAQLGVVADDIRPPEIDEDPRPGELPRPYCVRLAREKAQAIDAAPDEIVLSADTTVALGRRILGKPQDADEARGFLAALSGRRHRVVTAIAVRRGDRIWERDVVSAVRVKHLSQPEIDAYIASDDWRGKAGGYAIQGPAGAFIPWISGSFTAIVGLPLAETANLLLAAGYPLYNAAP from the coding sequence ATGTCCCATCCCCGCCTGATTCTGGGCTCCGGCAGCCCGCGCCGCCGCGAATTGCTTGCGCAGCTGGGCGTGGTGGCCGACGACATCCGCCCGCCCGAGATCGACGAGGATCCGCGGCCCGGCGAATTGCCGAGGCCCTATTGCGTGCGGCTGGCGCGCGAAAAGGCGCAGGCCATCGACGCCGCACCGGACGAGATCGTGTTGAGCGCCGACACCACCGTCGCGCTTGGCCGCCGCATCCTGGGCAAGCCGCAGGATGCCGACGAGGCGCGCGGTTTCCTGGCTGCGTTGTCGGGGCGGCGTCACCGGGTCGTGACCGCCATCGCGGTGCGTCGCGGCGACCGGATTTGGGAACGCGACGTCGTCAGCGCCGTCCGCGTCAAGCACCTGTCGCAACCGGAGATCGACGCCTACATCGCCAGCGACGACTGGCGCGGAAAGGCGGGCGGCTATGCCATCCAAGGACCGGCCGGAGCGTTCATTCCGTGGATCAGCGGATCGTTCACCGCCATCGTCGGGCTGCCCCTGGCCGAGACGGCGAATCTGCTTCTCGCCGCCGGATATCCGCTCTACAACGCCGCCCCATGA
- a CDS encoding ribonuclease E/G encodes MKGRTIALDHLGEREAAALIVDGRLEDLFLDPDGPRPGSIYRAIADRPVKGQGGMFLRTPDGNAFLRQVKGLAPGDAVLVQVTGFAEPGKAIPVTTRLLFKSRHAIVTPGAPGLNVSRQIREDEARDALTLLARETVGSAPLPDGAGLILRSAAEAADSDAVAEDIAAMARLAMQVLADTAGDAELLVEGDGPHALAWRDWTDPAAIDDGAGAFDRHGVTEAIDALRHARVDLGGTASMWIEPTRALVAVDINTGGDTSPAAGLKANIAALRDLPRQLRLRGLGGQVLVDPAPVPKKDRRQLEQVLRAALKRDSVETVLTGWTQLGLMELQRKRDRAPVTEMLT; translated from the coding sequence ATGAAGGGACGCACGATTGCACTGGACCATCTTGGGGAACGCGAAGCCGCGGCGCTGATCGTCGACGGGCGGCTCGAGGATCTGTTTCTCGATCCCGACGGACCCCGGCCCGGGTCGATCTACCGCGCCATCGCCGACCGGCCAGTCAAGGGCCAGGGCGGGATGTTCCTGCGTACCCCCGACGGCAACGCCTTTCTGCGCCAGGTCAAGGGTTTGGCGCCCGGTGATGCGGTGCTCGTGCAGGTCACTGGTTTCGCAGAGCCGGGCAAGGCGATCCCCGTCACCACGCGACTGCTGTTCAAGTCGCGCCATGCCATCGTCACGCCCGGTGCGCCGGGGCTGAACGTGTCGCGCCAGATCCGCGAGGACGAGGCGAGAGACGCGCTGACCCTTCTGGCGCGCGAGACGGTCGGGTCGGCGCCTTTGCCGGACGGCGCGGGGCTGATCCTGCGTTCCGCCGCCGAGGCGGCCGATTCCGACGCGGTGGCCGAAGATATCGCCGCCATGGCGCGGCTGGCGATGCAGGTTCTGGCCGATACCGCGGGCGATGCCGAATTGCTGGTCGAGGGCGACGGCCCGCACGCGCTGGCCTGGCGCGACTGGACCGACCCGGCGGCGATCGACGACGGCGCGGGCGCCTTCGACCGTCACGGCGTGACCGAGGCCATCGACGCGCTGCGCCATGCCCGTGTCGATCTGGGCGGAACCGCGTCGATGTGGATCGAGCCGACCCGTGCTTTGGTGGCCGTCGACATCAATACCGGCGGCGACACCTCGCCCGCCGCGGGGCTCAAGGCCAACATCGCCGCGCTGCGCGACCTGCCGCGGCAATTGCGGCTGCGCGGCCTGGGCGGGCAGGTGCTGGTCGATCCCGCGCCGGTGCCGAAAAAGGACCGCCGCCAGCTCGAGCAGGTCTTGCGCGCCGCGCTCAAGCGCGACAGCGTCGAGACGGTGCTGACCGGCTGGACCCAGTTGGGCCTGATGGAACTGCAACGCAAGCGCGACCGCGCGCCCGTGACGGAGATGCTGACGTGA
- a CDS encoding DNA gyrase inhibitor YacG — protein sequence MTCPICQRASTSEYRPFCSKRCADVDLAKWMTGSYAIPSQDPDDADAVIEAMEDALQQQDKPH from the coding sequence GTGACCTGCCCGATCTGCCAACGCGCCTCGACAAGCGAATACCGCCCGTTCTGTTCGAAACGCTGTGCCGATGTGGACCTGGCCAAGTGGATGACCGGCTCCTACGCCATCCCGTCACAGGATCCCGACGATGCCGACGCGGTGATCGAGGCGATGGAAGACGCCTTGCAGCAACAGGACAAGCCACATTGA
- a CDS encoding aminotransferase class V-fold PLP-dependent enzyme, translated as MNPIADTPGLLDAIRSRFAHVDACPFTGPRIFFENAGGALTLNSVVDTSARFAAIPDNQGRDNPASRALMDVIAKARADTATLFNAPEGQIFVGESGTELLFRLAAAACLGTPQGVVLSSTVEHPASRSAAARWAGEAGKRHVLIPHDDATGRVTAQDYAAHVTPDTRVATILHTSPVTGMGNDVAAIAAAIRAVAPACFILVDGIQHACHGRIDVASYDIDGYVISPYKVFSRHGYGVAWVSDRLTALPHDTLVGGPTTGWELGTRDTGSYATMSDVVAYFDWLGGQVSDAADPRARIEAAGAAIHAQEADLAQAMIHGTGNLPGLAEMPGVTIIGGAENPAREGLVSFWVDGRPAPEIVAGLNDHGIRVHTRKADHYSGNILTPLGQEHCVRVSFCHYNSRAEVAAFLSAMQRLIAA; from the coding sequence TTGAACCCGATCGCCGACACGCCCGGCCTGCTGGACGCGATCCGCAGCCGCTTTGCCCATGTCGATGCCTGCCCCTTCACCGGCCCGCGGATTTTCTTCGAGAATGCCGGCGGCGCGCTGACGCTGAATTCGGTGGTCGATACCTCGGCGCGCTTCGCCGCCATCCCCGACAACCAGGGCCGCGACAACCCGGCCTCACGGGCGCTGATGGACGTGATCGCCAAGGCCCGGGCCGACACGGCCACCCTGTTCAACGCACCCGAGGGCCAGATCTTCGTCGGCGAAAGCGGCACCGAATTGCTGTTCCGCCTGGCGGCCGCCGCCTGTCTTGGAACGCCACAGGGCGTGGTGCTCAGCTCGACCGTCGAACATCCCGCCTCGCGGTCTGCCGCCGCGCGGTGGGCGGGCGAGGCGGGCAAACGCCATGTGCTGATCCCGCATGACGACGCCACGGGCCGCGTCACGGCGCAGGACTATGCCGCGCATGTGACACCAGACACGCGCGTGGCGACGATCCTGCACACCTCGCCCGTCACCGGCATGGGCAATGACGTGGCCGCCATCGCCGCCGCGATCCGCGCCGTGGCGCCCGCGTGTTTCATCCTGGTCGACGGCATCCAGCATGCCTGTCACGGCCGGATCGACGTCGCATCCTACGACATCGATGGCTATGTCATCTCGCCCTACAAGGTGTTTTCCCGCCACGGCTATGGCGTGGCCTGGGTGTCCGACCGGCTGACGGCGCTGCCGCATGACACCTTGGTCGGCGGCCCGACGACGGGATGGGAACTGGGCACCCGCGACACCGGGTCCTACGCCACGATGTCCGACGTGGTGGCCTATTTCGACTGGCTGGGCGGGCAGGTGTCCGATGCCGCCGACCCCCGCGCCCGGATCGAAGCGGCCGGCGCGGCCATCCACGCGCAGGAGGCGGACCTGGCACAGGCCATGATCCACGGCACCGGCAACCTGCCGGGCCTGGCCGAGATGCCGGGCGTCACCATCATCGGCGGCGCCGAGAATCCCGCGCGCGAGGGGCTGGTCAGCTTTTGGGTCGACGGACGGCCCGCGCCGGAGATCGTGGCCGGGCTGAACGATCACGGCATCCGCGTGCACACCCGCAAGGCCGACCACTATTCGGGCAACATCCTGACCCCGCTGGGTCAGGAGCATTGCGTGCGGGTGTCGTTCTGCCACTACAATTCCCGGGCCGAGGTCGCGGCCTTCCTGTCGGCGATGCAGCGGCTGATCGCGGCTTGA
- a CDS encoding 5-oxoprolinase subunit B family protein, giving the protein MIPGFPILRNAGADGLLVSFGPALSEPANRAAIAFRAAIEGAGWDGVAETSSTLVSAYLRMTPKADPDALEDRLSRLMASRDWFAEPLPAGRRLHRIPTVYGTDLAPQLDEAAGLAGCDADAAIAVLSSARLRVTALGFAPGQPYLGELPAAWDIPRQQGLTPTVPTGALVLAIRQMVLFATRAPTGWRHVGQTAAPLFRPGHDRPFLLRPGDEVVFPAVPRNRFDDLQGDPDGGCTWEPL; this is encoded by the coding sequence ATGATCCCGGGCTTTCCCATATTGCGCAACGCCGGCGCCGACGGGCTGCTGGTCAGCTTCGGCCCGGCCTTGTCGGAACCGGCGAACCGCGCCGCCATCGCCTTTCGCGCCGCGATCGAGGGCGCAGGTTGGGACGGCGTGGCCGAAACCTCGTCGACGCTGGTCTCGGCCTATCTGCGCATGACGCCGAAGGCCGACCCCGATGCGCTCGAGGATCGGTTGTCCAGGCTGATGGCCAGCCGCGACTGGTTCGCCGAACCGCTGCCAGCGGGCCGCAGGCTGCACCGCATCCCCACCGTCTACGGCACCGACCTGGCCCCGCAGCTGGACGAGGCCGCGGGCCTGGCGGGCTGTGATGCGGATGCCGCCATCGCGGTGCTGTCCTCGGCGCGGTTGCGCGTCACGGCCCTGGGGTTCGCGCCCGGCCAGCCCTATCTGGGCGAACTGCCCGCGGCCTGGGACATCCCGCGCCAGCAGGGGCTGACGCCCACCGTGCCGACCGGCGCGCTGGTGCTGGCGATCCGGCAGATGGTGCTGTTCGCGACCCGGGCGCCCACCGGCTGGCGCCATGTGGGCCAGACCGCCGCGCCGCTTTTTCGCCCCGGCCATGACCGCCCCTTCCTGCTGCGCCCCGGCGACGAGGTGGTCTTTCCCGCCGTGCCGCGCAACCGCTTCGATGACCTGCAAGGCGACCCCGACGGCGGCTGCACGTGGGAGCCGCTATGA
- a CDS encoding biotin-dependent carboxyltransferase family protein, whose protein sequence is MSAALIVHRAGPAVTVQDLGRPGWIAEGLSRGGALDVLALHEGAALLGQGADCAALEMGGTGGTFEATQDCRIALTGAPMRAALDGQRLAWCASHAMPAGARLEIGPCEAGMYGYLHVGGGIATKPFLNSRSAHLTARIGAPVAAGDRLPIGDDRGGPVGLTLPIAPRFDGGTLRVVPSYQTGLFADVERTRFAETAFVKDTRASRMGARLDPQGGGFHAEGGLSIVSDIISPGDIQMTGDGAPYVLLAECQTTGGYPRIGTVIAPDLPRVVQAPPGSGLRFRFVTLNEGRAAVARFHADLGGLRRKAHPLLRDPASIPDLLAYTLIGGVTAGDDL, encoded by the coding sequence ATGAGCGCCGCGCTGATCGTCCACCGCGCCGGACCGGCCGTGACCGTGCAGGATTTGGGCCGCCCGGGCTGGATCGCCGAGGGGCTGTCGCGCGGCGGTGCGCTGGATGTGCTGGCGCTGCACGAGGGCGCTGCACTGCTGGGGCAGGGCGCGGATTGCGCGGCGTTGGAGATGGGCGGGACCGGCGGCACGTTCGAGGCGACGCAGGATTGCCGCATCGCGCTGACCGGTGCGCCGATGCGCGCCGCGCTGGACGGTCAGCGGCTGGCCTGGTGCGCATCGCACGCGATGCCGGCGGGCGCGCGGCTGGAAATCGGGCCCTGCGAGGCGGGGATGTACGGCTATCTGCATGTCGGTGGCGGCATCGCGACCAAGCCTTTCCTGAACTCGCGTTCGGCCCATCTGACGGCGCGGATCGGTGCGCCGGTTGCGGCGGGCGACCGGCTGCCCATCGGCGACGACCGGGGCGGGCCCGTCGGGTTGACGCTGCCGATCGCGCCGCGCTTCGACGGCGGCACGCTGCGCGTTGTGCCCAGCTACCAGACGGGCCTATTCGCCGATGTCGAACGCACCCGCTTTGCCGAGACCGCATTCGTAAAGGACACGCGCGCCTCGCGCATGGGCGCGCGGCTCGATCCGCAGGGCGGGGGATTTCACGCCGAGGGCGGGCTGTCGATCGTGTCCGACATCATCAGCCCCGGCGACATCCAGATGACCGGCGACGGCGCGCCCTACGTGCTGCTGGCCGAGTGTCAGACCACCGGTGGCTATCCCCGGATCGGCACGGTGATCGCGCCCGACCTGCCGCGGGTGGTGCAGGCCCCGCCCGGCAGCGGGCTGCGCTTCCGCTTCGTCACCCTGAACGAAGGCCGCGCGGCGGTGGCGCGGTTCCATGCCGATCTGGGGGGATTGCGTCGCAAGGCGCATCCGCTCTTGCGCGACCCGGCGTCGATCCCCGATCTTCTGGCCTATACGCTGATCGGCGGCGTCACCGCCGGCGACGATCTCTGA
- a CDS encoding LamB/YcsF family protein has protein sequence MSARIDLNADMGESFGPWVMGQDAALLEVVTSANIACGFHAGDPDVMAATMKTAVARGTGIGAHPGFPDLQGFGRRRMHLPPASLRALVQYQLSAAIGMARVAGGTVRHLKLHGALANMASEDEAMARTCYEAALAVDPDIIVMVLAATAQQRAVESLGCAWAGEIFADRAYNDDATLVDRSLPGAVIHDPDHAASRIVAMVQEGAIIAESGARIPAAVDTICLHGDGATALAIARATRAALEAAGIALKPFDGRR, from the coding sequence ATGAGCGCACGCATCGACCTGAACGCCGATATGGGCGAAAGTTTCGGCCCCTGGGTGATGGGCCAGGACGCGGCGCTGCTCGAGGTGGTGACCTCGGCCAACATCGCCTGCGGCTTTCACGCCGGCGACCCCGACGTCATGGCGGCGACGATGAAGACCGCCGTGGCGCGCGGCACCGGCATCGGCGCGCATCCAGGCTTTCCCGACCTTCAGGGCTTCGGGCGGCGGCGGATGCACCTTCCGCCGGCCAGCCTGCGCGCGCTGGTGCAATACCAGCTGAGCGCGGCGATCGGCATGGCGCGGGTGGCGGGGGGCACGGTGCGGCATCTGAAGCTGCACGGTGCGCTGGCCAACATGGCATCCGAGGACGAGGCGATGGCGCGCACCTGCTACGAGGCCGCGCTGGCGGTGGATCCCGACATCATCGTCATGGTGCTGGCCGCCACAGCGCAACAGCGCGCGGTGGAAAGCCTGGGTTGCGCCTGGGCGGGCGAGATTTTCGCCGACCGCGCCTATAACGACGACGCCACCCTGGTCGACCGCAGCCTGCCCGGCGCGGTGATCCACGATCCCGACCACGCCGCCAGCCGCATCGTCGCGATGGTGCAGGAGGGCGCGATCATCGCCGAAAGCGGCGCGCGCATCCCGGCGGCGGTGGACACGATCTGCCTGCATGGCGACGGCGCCACGGCGCTGGCCATCGCGCGCGCCACCCGCGCGGCGCTGGAAGCCGCGGGAATCGCGCTCAAACCCTTTGACGGGCGGCGTTGA
- a CDS encoding zinc ABC transporter substrate-binding protein, which yields MRVLPVLFCLFALPLKAESPRVMTDLLPVESLVAQVMEGIGAPGRLIEPGGSAHDIALRPSQAQALSEADLVVWLGADLMPGLDRAVSALPADARRLDLSAIAGVTILEPRETAVFEIDADHEDHGHEDHGHDDHGHDEKAHDDHDHAHGAADPHAWLDPDNAALWLSAIAAELAALDPANADTYRANAETGIAAVSAARDEARAALDAAQDKRFVVLHDAYHYYEDAMGLTVIGALSASDDAPPSPARLSELRAHLAEEAVTCLFTEPQANPKLIAALTEGQIVPVAELDPLGAHLEPGPGFYPALIRDLATRIAGCK from the coding sequence ATGCGCGTTCTGCCCGTCCTTTTCTGCCTGTTTGCCCTGCCGCTCAAGGCCGAATCGCCCAGGGTGATGACAGATCTGCTGCCGGTCGAATCGCTCGTGGCGCAAGTGATGGAGGGCATCGGCGCGCCCGGCCGGCTGATCGAGCCAGGCGGTTCGGCGCACGATATCGCGCTGCGGCCGTCGCAGGCGCAGGCCCTGTCCGAGGCCGACCTGGTGGTCTGGCTGGGGGCCGATCTGATGCCCGGCCTGGACCGCGCGGTGTCGGCGCTGCCGGCCGATGCCCGCCGGCTCGACCTGAGCGCCATCGCTGGCGTGACGATCCTTGAGCCGCGCGAAACCGCCGTTTTCGAGATCGACGCGGATCACGAGGATCACGGGCACGAGGATCACGGGCACGACGATCACGGGCATGACGAAAAAGCGCATGACGATCACGATCACGCCCATGGCGCAGCCGATCCGCATGCCTGGCTGGACCCGGACAACGCCGCGCTGTGGCTGAGCGCGATCGCCGCCGAACTGGCCGCGCTCGACCCCGCAAATGCCGACACCTACCGCGCCAATGCCGAAACCGGGATCGCCGCCGTGTCAGCCGCCCGGGACGAGGCGCGCGCGGCTCTGGACGCGGCGCAGGACAAGCGGTTCGTCGTGTTGCACGACGCCTACCACTATTACGAGGACGCGATGGGGCTGACGGTGATCGGTGCTCTGTCCGCCAGCGACGACGCCCCGCCCTCGCCCGCGCGTCTGTCGGAACTGCGCGCGCATCTGGCAGAAGAAGCGGTCACATGCCTGTTCACCGAACCGCAGGCCAACCCAAAGCTGATCGCCGCACTGACCGAAGGCCAGATCGTGCCCGTGGCCGAACTGGACCCGCTGGGCGCGCATCTGGAACCCGGACCGGGTTTCTATCCTGCGCTGATCCGCGACCTCGCGACCCGCATCGCCGGGTGCAAGTGA
- a CDS encoding Fur family transcriptional regulator, with protein sequence MSEITGFEKHDHSACISGSLETVEAACAEHGLQLTPVRRRVLEILLAEHRAMGAYEVLDVLRAEGLGSQPPVAYRALDFLTKNGFAHRIERLNAFVGCVHPGLDHTPAFLICRACSTVAEAPGFRVSRAVRSAAEPLEFEVERMVIEAEGLCPSCRDKAAA encoded by the coding sequence ATGAGCGAGATCACCGGGTTCGAAAAACACGATCACAGCGCCTGCATTTCGGGCAGCCTGGAAACCGTCGAGGCGGCCTGCGCCGAGCACGGACTGCAACTGACGCCGGTGCGACGGCGGGTGCTTGAGATCCTGCTGGCCGAACACCGGGCGATGGGGGCCTATGAGGTGCTGGACGTGCTGCGCGCCGAAGGTCTGGGCTCGCAACCGCCGGTGGCCTACCGGGCGCTGGACTTCCTGACCAAGAACGGCTTTGCCCACCGGATCGAGCGGCTGAACGCCTTTGTCGGCTGCGTGCATCCGGGGCTGGATCACACGCCGGCCTTCCTGATCTGCCGCGCCTGTTCGACGGTCGCCGAAGCGCCGGGATTTCGGGTGTCGCGGGCGGTGCGCAGCGCCGCCGAACCGCTGGAATTCGAAGTCGAACGCATGGTGATCGAAGCCGAGGGGCTGTGCCCGTCCTGCCGGGACAAAGCCGCGGCATGA
- a CDS encoding metal ABC transporter ATP-binding protein codes for MSLITAKNLTVRYGGQTVLHDVSFALDAAEIVTIVGPNGSGKSTFLKALLGAVPAEGTVDRAPGLRVGYVPQSLVIDPTLPLSVARFLNLPRRIPRAARLAALAEVGAEALVDRQMTQLSGGQRQRVLLARALLSDPQVLFLDEPTQGLDQPGSAAFYRLVEDIRDRHRCAILMVSHELHVVMSASDRVICLNGHVCCEGHPEVVAQAAEYRALFGTGTQGALALYRHEHHHHHHDHDHDHDHDHA; via the coding sequence ATGAGCCTGATCACAGCGAAGAACCTGACCGTCCGCTATGGCGGGCAGACCGTGCTGCACGACGTGTCTTTCGCGTTGGATGCGGCCGAGATCGTCACGATCGTCGGCCCGAACGGGTCGGGAAAATCGACTTTTCTCAAGGCTTTGCTGGGTGCGGTGCCGGCGGAAGGTACCGTCGACCGTGCGCCCGGCCTGCGGGTGGGCTATGTGCCGCAAAGCCTGGTGATCGACCCGACCCTGCCGCTGAGCGTGGCGCGGTTCCTGAACCTGCCGCGCCGGATACCGCGTGCCGCGCGGCTGGCGGCCCTGGCCGAGGTTGGCGCCGAAGCGCTGGTTGACCGGCAGATGACGCAACTGTCCGGCGGACAGCGACAGCGCGTGCTGCTGGCGCGCGCCTTGTTGTCCGATCCGCAAGTGCTGTTCCTGGACGAGCCGACGCAAGGGCTGGACCAGCCCGGTTCGGCGGCCTTCTACCGGCTGGTCGAGGACATCCGCGACCGCCACCGCTGCGCGATCCTGATGGTCAGTCACGAACTGCACGTCGTCATGAGCGCTTCGGACCGGGTGATCTGCCTCAACGGCCATGTCTGTTGCGAAGGCCACCCCGAGGTCGTGGCCCAGGCGGCGGAATACCGGGCGCTGTTCGGCACCGGCACGCAGGGCGCGCTGGCGCTTTACCGCCACGAACACCACCATCACCACCACGACCACGACCACGACCACGACCACGATCATGCTTGA
- a CDS encoding metal ABC transporter permease — protein MLDDFLIRAALAGVGVALAAAPLGCFVVWRRMAYFGDATAHAAILGVALALALSVPIFAGALAVAVVMALAVSRLAGRGLAMDTALGVLAHSALAVGLVAVAFVPGARADLSAYLFGDILAVSRGDLGVIWGGAALVLALLAWRWQALLTATLSPELAWASGIDPRREQLVLTLALAIVVAVAIKVVGALLIGAMLLIPAATARRLSRGPETMAAIAVVTGVLAALGGLQGALVFDAPAGPAIVCAAALLFALSTLRRGVA, from the coding sequence ATGCTTGACGATTTCCTGATCCGTGCCGCCCTGGCCGGGGTCGGCGTGGCCCTTGCCGCGGCGCCGCTGGGCTGTTTCGTGGTCTGGCGACGGATGGCCTATTTCGGCGATGCCACGGCGCATGCGGCGATCCTGGGCGTGGCGCTGGCGCTGGCGTTGTCGGTGCCGATTTTCGCCGGGGCGCTGGCGGTGGCGGTGGTCATGGCGCTGGCGGTGTCGCGTCTGGCCGGCCGCGGGCTGGCGATGGACACGGCCCTGGGCGTGCTGGCGCATTCGGCGCTGGCGGTGGGCCTGGTGGCGGTGGCCTTCGTGCCGGGCGCGCGGGCCGATCTGTCGGCCTATCTTTTCGGCGATATCCTGGCGGTCAGCCGCGGTGACCTGGGGGTGATCTGGGGCGGGGCGGCGCTGGTCCTGGCGCTTCTGGCCTGGCGGTGGCAGGCGCTGCTGACCGCCACCCTGTCGCCGGAGCTGGCCTGGGCCAGCGGCATTGATCCAAGGCGCGAACAGCTGGTGCTGACGCTGGCGCTGGCCATCGTGGTGGCGGTGGCGATCAAGGTGGTGGGCGCGCTGCTGATCGGCGCGATGCTGCTGATCCCGGCGGCCACGGCGCGGCGGTTGTCGCGCGGTCCGGAAACCATGGCGGCCATCGCCGTCGTCACGGGCGTGCTGGCGGCGCTCGGCGGTTTGCAGGGCGCGTTGGTCTTCGACGCGCCGGCCGGTCCCGCCATCGTCTGTGCTGCGGCGCTGCTGTTCGCGCTGTCGACGCTGCGGCGCGGTGTGGCCTGA
- a CDS encoding dienelactone hydrolase family protein translates to MEIVAPDTRPRAAVLVIHSWWGLTPSFRRYGTALSRAGYLVGLADLFDGATAETEAEARRLRSRPRRVPMYRQLGADLETLRARLGGETAPVGLVGFSMGGHWAVWLSQRPEYGIAATILYYAARGGSFASCRARIQAHFAETDDWVSASARKSMERSIARAGCDYRGFDYPGTGHWFAESDRTDTYDAACAARALKRDRDFLAETLRR, encoded by the coding sequence ATGGAGATCGTTGCACCCGATACCCGACCGCGGGCCGCCGTTCTGGTTATCCATTCATGGTGGGGCCTGACCCCGTCGTTCCGCCGCTACGGCACGGCGCTGAGCCGGGCGGGATACCTGGTCGGCCTGGCCGATCTCTTCGACGGCGCCACGGCGGAAACCGAAGCCGAAGCCAGGCGCTTGCGCAGCCGGCCCCGCCGCGTGCCGATGTACAGGCAACTGGGCGCCGATCTCGAAACACTGCGGGCGCGGCTTGGCGGCGAAACGGCGCCTGTCGGCCTTGTGGGGTTTTCGATGGGTGGACATTGGGCGGTCTGGCTGTCGCAAAGGCCGGAATACGGCATTGCCGCCACGATCCTCTATTACGCGGCGCGGGGTGGCAGCTTTGCCTCGTGCCGGGCGCGTATCCAGGCGCATTTCGCCGAAACCGACGATTGGGTCAGCGCATCCGCGCGCAAGTCGATGGAGCGCAGCATCGCCAGGGCGGGGTGCGACTATCGCGGCTTCGACTATCCCGGCACCGGGCACTGGTTCGCCGAATCCGACCGGACCGATACCTATGACGCCGCCTGTGCCGCCCGCGCGCTGAAGCGCGACCGCGACTTTCTGGCCGAAACCCTGCGGCGCTGA